ATGGACTTCCAGTCTGCGATCGCACAATCTAACTTAGCGATGATTGATGTGATGCACAGTGAATTGACGCGCCTCAAAGAAGAATCTGCAACGGTTAAAGGGGTAATGGAGCGATTGAAGACAGCTGTCGCTCCTGACATCCCTTCTTCAGAGTCGGAGGTTGTCAGCTTCCGTCAGGCGATTGAAAATCTGGAGAAATATGGCAGCATAATTCCCACAGAGAAGGATATTGTTGCTGCCCAACTGAAATGGCGAAACCAACAAGCTTGGTCGTTGGTATGGCAGTCCATTGCAAAGATGTTGATCAATAAACTAGAGAAAGTTTTCGCACAAAAACCATTACAACCAAAACCAAAGCCAGAAGAACTTGACTGGCTAGAGGAAGAATTCAAATAACTGGAGGACAATTTTGCAAACCGCCCACTTCCACCGCGCCTACTGGTGTTATGAAAACAATCTGGGAATAGCCAAGATTCATTACGAATCACTGGGGATTTTCGCAATTTTATTTGAAAACGGCATACCCCAGGTTAACGTCAATTTCTTAGACAAGAAAGAATTCTCTTATTACTGGCAAAAGTACAAAAAAGCGGGAGTAACTTTATGTTTGGGCGTGATGATTGACCGTGATGTTGAGCTAACTAGGGTAATTGAGAAGGAGAACGTATTCAAGTTTCAAGAAATCAATCTGGAAGTCAAGCTAGAAAACAATATCCGTTACTTCCGTCCGATGGGAGGAGAATGGCTTGAATTTGAATATGACGTATTTGTCGAATATAAGCCTTGTAATTCATTAATTGATGTTAGGTAGTTATGGTAAAATCAATTCCCCAAAACTCTGAACCAGCAAAAAATAACGGTTTAAATCTCTCTGATTTAAATGGTGATGTGAGTAAAGCGTTAATACCACCCGATTCTCACTTTGGTTTAGAGTCAGCAGTTTGGAAGAATGCCCAACGTATTGCTGATCTGTTGCCCGTAGATATTAAAGTCTTTGGTGACCTCACTGAAGAAGATGTGGCAACTGCTCTTGAAAAAGCCAAAGGTGCAGAGTTCCAGGCTAAAAACTGGGCAGAATATTCAACTGCTGTTAGTCGCTACCTCAAATCCTTTTACAAAGTTCGAGAAAAACAAGCCGAAGTCTCTGAAAATATAGCCGAAGTGCGAGTACAGACCGCAGAGCTAGAGAAAAACCTCTCGACTACTTTAGCTAATTTAGAATCTAAATTTCGGCAGACAATCGGTTCAAATCGTTCTGCGATCGCAGGAGTTCAAGATGACTTGGCAATCAGCTTAGGGCGAATTGCTTCACAGTATTCAGAGACAAAAGCGAAGAAGCAAGAAAAAGTACAAACCGAAACTGCCAAAAAAGAACCAACACCCTATGAAGAACAGACAACTTCTTTAGTGGATCGGTTCCGTCAACTTCGTGAAGCTCGTTATTCCGGGGCATCAGTTGGTATTACACAACGAATTAAATCAGCAAGTAATTAACGAGGGGCAGGGGGGCAGAGGGGCAGAGGAGCAAAGGAGAGTAAAAAATGCAAAGAGAACCTATAAGAAACCATAAAGACTTAGAAACATATCAAATGGCATTTGATGCAGCTATGAAAATCTTTGAATTCTCGAAGAAGTTTCCTACAGAAGAACGGTATTCTTTAACTGACCAGATTCGTAGATCATCCCGTTCTGTGTGTGCAAATATGGCGGAAGCTTGGCGAAAACGCCGTTATGAGGCAGCTTTTGTAGCTAAGTTAAATGATTGTGATTCAGTTGCAGCAGAGACACAGACATGGATTGAATTTGCTGTTAAATGCAATTATCTAGATGTTGAATCAGGTAGAGAGTTATATGGGACTTACAACCGAATTTTAGGTGGTTTAGTAAATATGATTACTAATCCCTCACCTTGGTTAATGAAGCGTTAAAATTCTTTCTCCTCTGCCCCTCTGCTCCTCTGCCCCTCTGCTAAAGGTGAAATATGTCAAAAGTCTGCAAACTACTCATTTGGATCTGTGGCTTTTTAATCGCAAGTGCATTAGCACAGTTAATTAGTTTATTACCTTGGTCATTTCTCGTTATTGGTGTAGCAGCGGTAGTTACTTATACCAAAGGAAAGGCTGACAATTCAATGCTATTGCAAATCATCGCTGTTGGATTAACTTTTGGATGGTGCAAATGTTATTTCCTTGGTTGAAAATTGGGGGCAGTGGGTTAGTAGCTCTGACTTTAACGTTATCTACCAACCCCAAGGATTTAAAACTATTCCTGCCAGGAAACATTACTGCGATCGCTCTTGCTAGTTACGCTGGGGTCAAGCTGCGACAACTGGAAAAATTCTATAGCGATAAAGAGCGGGAAGAAGATATGTTGGCCGCTATGAAAGATACTCAGGCGGAGGAGCAATTACAATTCCTCTCTTCTGCGGCCGAGAGGAAGCGGTCATTTGAGGAAGCAGACAAGCAGACAGAAAGGCAGCTCAAGCTCTTGCAACAGACAGCACCCTTATTCAGTGATGTCCTTAATATTACCGGACGTAACGGTGCTATCGAACGCATGGCTTTAGGTATGCTGCAAAATGGAGAACCACTTGGTAATGTTTTACTAGCGGCAAGTGAAGCAGAAATGCAGCTTGAAACTGCCAAGCTTGCTGCTGTGTTCAATACCAGACAGTTAGAACTACAAACACAAGTGGCGCATCAACAACTGAAAAATGCCTCCGTTGTAGTTACCCCAAGCACTACAGCAGTTATAGAGCCACCCAAATTATCAAAGATTGACGGGCTTACTAAAGCTGCAACTGTTGTTGGGCTTGCTACTCAATGTCTAAGAGTTGATAAAGCTCCTTCTTATGAAAGGCTGATTTTTTCAGTAAAAACTGAAGATTTTAAATCAATTCCCAAATTTAAAGCAGCAAGCAAGCTGGCACTAGGCATTAGTGAGAAAGAAGATTTACCCTTTTACATCTATGCCCCAGAACAGATTGCTGTGGAAGTGCCTTT
This region of Nostoc sp. UHCC 0302 genomic DNA includes:
- a CDS encoding four helix bundle protein, with translation MQREPIRNHKDLETYQMAFDAAMKIFEFSKKFPTEERYSLTDQIRRSSRSVCANMAEAWRKRRYEAAFVAKLNDCDSVAAETQTWIEFAVKCNYLDVESGRELYGTYNRILGGLVNMITNPSPWLMKR